Proteins encoded by one window of Mucilaginibacter inviolabilis:
- a CDS encoding GNAT family N-acetyltransferase translates to MHTDRPAMELSLGLNPSAMLIDPLYQHEIDDAMINFWLPKTLEYPEQYKWYTNWEIVLKNTNTSIGGMGFGGEPNEKGEVETGYMIDGNHHNKGYATEALRTMIQWAFGHDAVQAIVIRTFADNLPSRKMMDKCGFKQVDDIDGLLTYRLRR, encoded by the coding sequence ATGCATACTGACAGGCCGGCTATGGAACTATCCTTGGGCTTAAATCCATCTGCCATGTTGATAGATCCGCTTTATCAGCACGAAATAGATGACGCTATGATCAATTTCTGGCTCCCTAAAACGCTGGAATACCCGGAACAATATAAATGGTACACCAATTGGGAGATAGTGCTGAAGAATACGAATACTTCCATCGGTGGAATGGGATTTGGCGGCGAGCCCAACGAAAAAGGAGAAGTAGAAACTGGCTATATGATAGATGGCAACCATCACAACAAAGGTTACGCTACCGAGGCGTTGAGAACGATGATACAATGGGCTTTCGGTCATGACGCAGTGCAAGCAATAGTTATACGCACCTTTGCTGATAACCTGCCATCAAGAAAAATGATGGACAAATGTGGGTTTAAACAGGTCGATGATATAGATGGGTTGTTGACCTATAGGTTGAGGAGATAA
- the rplQ gene encoding 50S ribosomal protein L17, which yields MRHGNKNNHLGRTTSHRKAMLANMATSLILHKRITTTLAKAKVLRGYVEPLLTKSKNDTTHSRRTVFSYLQDKDAVTILFREIAEKIATRPGGYTRIVKLENRLGDNAEMAIIELVDYNTVYGVDTAAAAKKSTRRRGGSGAKAKAAPAKETAPVEEAKVVEEEVKAEAPVAEATETPAAEATATPENEENAEKGE from the coding sequence ATGAGACACGGAAACAAAAACAATCACTTAGGCCGTACTACCAGCCACCGCAAAGCGATGCTGGCTAACATGGCAACTTCGCTTATTTTACACAAGCGTATCACTACAACATTAGCAAAAGCAAAAGTTTTACGCGGTTATGTTGAGCCACTTTTAACAAAATCAAAAAACGATACTACTCACTCTCGTCGTACGGTGTTTAGCTATTTACAAGACAAAGACGCGGTTACTATTTTATTCCGCGAAATTGCTGAGAAAATTGCTACCCGCCCAGGTGGTTACACCCGTATCGTGAAGTTAGAGAACCGTTTAGGCGATAACGCTGAAATGGCTATCATCGAATTAGTAGACTACAACACTGTTTATGGTGTTGATACTGCAGCTGCAGCTAAAAAATCAACCCGTCGTCGTGGTGGTTCTGGTGCTAAAGCAAAAGCAGCGCCTGCTAAAGAAACTGCTCCTGTTGAAGAAGCAAAAGTTGTTGAAGAAGAAGTTAAAGCAGAAGCACCAGTTGCTGAAGCTACTGAAACTCCGGCTGCTGAAGCTACTGCAACTCCAGAAAACGAGGAGAACGCTGAAAAAGGAGAATAA
- a CDS encoding DNA-directed RNA polymerase subunit alpha: protein MAILAFQKPDKVIMQKANDFDGTFEFRPLEPGFGVTIGNALRRILLSSLEGYAITSVRFSGVTHEFSTIKGVVEDVTEIILNLKQVRFKKTGESGDSEKIFVIINGQDAFKAGDVTKFSNNFTVLNPDLVICNMDSSVTLEIELTVGKGRGYVASEENKNPDANVGVIAIDSIFTPIKNVKYTIENYRVEQKTDYEKLVLDIATDGSIHPEDALKEAAKILIQHFMLFSDENMMLEAQAKEETKEVDEEILHMRKILKTELVDLDLSVRALNCLKAADIRSLADLVSYDVADMLKFRNFGKKSLTEIQDLVKSKGLSFGMNLSKFKLDEE from the coding sequence ATGGCAATTTTAGCATTTCAAAAACCAGACAAGGTTATCATGCAGAAAGCAAATGATTTCGATGGTACGTTTGAGTTTCGTCCGTTAGAACCAGGCTTCGGTGTGACCATTGGTAATGCTCTGCGTCGTATCTTACTTTCATCACTCGAAGGTTATGCCATCACTTCTGTTCGTTTTTCGGGAGTTACGCATGAGTTTTCAACCATCAAAGGTGTTGTTGAAGACGTAACCGAGATCATTCTGAACCTGAAACAAGTTCGTTTCAAAAAAACAGGTGAGTCTGGTGATTCTGAAAAGATATTTGTTATCATAAATGGCCAGGACGCTTTTAAAGCCGGAGATGTTACTAAATTCTCTAATAACTTTACTGTTTTAAATCCTGATCTGGTTATCTGTAACATGGACTCATCAGTAACGCTTGAAATTGAGCTTACTGTAGGTAAAGGCCGTGGTTACGTAGCAAGCGAAGAAAATAAAAATCCGGATGCCAACGTTGGTGTTATAGCTATCGATTCCATCTTTACGCCTATTAAAAACGTAAAATATACTATCGAAAACTATCGTGTTGAGCAAAAAACCGACTATGAAAAATTAGTTCTGGATATTGCTACCGATGGATCAATTCACCCGGAAGACGCGTTAAAAGAAGCAGCCAAAATCCTGATCCAGCACTTTATGCTGTTCAGCGATGAGAACATGATGCTGGAAGCACAAGCTAAAGAAGAAACTAAAGAAGTTGACGAAGAGATCCTGCACATGCGCAAGATCCTGAAAACTGAACTGGTTGATCTTGACCTTTCTGTACGCGCATTGAACTGCTTGAAAGCTGCTGACATCCGCAGCCTGGCCGACTTAGTATCATACGATGTTGCTGATATGTTAAAATTCAGAAACTTTGGTAAAAAGTCATTAACTGAAATTCAGGACCTGGTTAAATCAAAAGGTTTATCTTTTGGTATGAACTTGTCTAAATTTAAGTTAGACGAAGAATAA
- the rpsD gene encoding 30S ribosomal protein S4, with protein sequence MARYTGPKSKIARRFREPIFGPDKALERKNYPPGMHGASKRRGKQSEYSTQLQEKQKVKYTYGVLERQFENLFHRASAKEGITGENLLKFLEARLDNAVYRLGIAPTRSAARQLVNHKHINVNGAVVNIASYALKAGDVISVREKSKSLEAITTSVAGRRINKYSWLEWDANALTGKFLNYPNRDEIPENIKENLIVELYSK encoded by the coding sequence ATGGCTAGATATACAGGACCAAAATCCAAAATTGCACGTCGTTTCCGTGAGCCGATCTTCGGTCCGGATAAAGCGTTAGAACGTAAAAACTATCCACCGGGAATGCACGGTGCCTCAAAAAGAAGAGGAAAACAATCTGAGTATTCAACTCAGTTACAGGAGAAACAAAAAGTAAAATACACTTACGGTGTATTAGAGCGTCAGTTCGAAAACTTGTTTCACCGCGCATCTGCTAAAGAGGGTATCACTGGTGAAAACCTGTTGAAATTCTTAGAAGCACGTTTAGATAATGCTGTTTACCGTTTAGGTATTGCTCCTACACGTTCTGCAGCCCGTCAGTTGGTTAATCACAAACACATTAATGTTAATGGTGCTGTGGTAAACATCGCTTCATACGCTTTAAAAGCAGGTGATGTGATCTCTGTACGTGAAAAATCTAAATCATTAGAAGCCATCACTACATCAGTAGCCGGAAGAAGAATCAATAAATACAGCTGGTTAGAATGGGATGCTAACGCCTTAACAGGTAAATTCCTAAACTATCCTAACCGCGACGAGATACCTGAAAATATCAAAGAAAACCTAATCGTCGAGTTGTACTCAAAATAA
- the rpsK gene encoding 30S ribosomal protein S11: protein MAKSKKVTKKRVVIVEPVGEAHINATFNNIIITLTNKTGQAVSWSSAGKMGFKGSKKNTPYAASQAAADCGKVAYDLGLRKVEVFVKGPGAGRESAIRTLQTAGIEVTTIKDITPLPHNGCRPSKRRRV from the coding sequence ATGGCTAAGAGCAAAAAAGTAACCAAAAAGCGCGTTGTAATTGTTGAGCCTGTGGGCGAAGCACACATCAATGCTACTTTTAACAATATCATCATCACCCTTACCAACAAAACCGGTCAGGCTGTATCATGGTCATCAGCTGGTAAAATGGGTTTTAAAGGTTCAAAAAAGAACACCCCTTATGCCGCTTCACAAGCAGCTGCCGATTGCGGTAAAGTAGCTTATGACCTGGGCTTACGTAAAGTTGAAGTGTTTGTAAAAGGTCCGGGTGCAGGTCGTGAGTCGGCTATCCGTACTTTGCAAACTGCAGGTATTGAGGTTACAACCATCAAAGATATCACACCGCTACCGCACAACGGTTGCCGTCCTTCAAAAAGAAGAAGAGTTTAA
- the rpsM gene encoding 30S ribosomal protein S13, protein MARISGIDLPKNKRGEIGLTYIFGIGRSTAQRILTEAGIDFNTKVQDWTDEQLASIRGIINDQIKVEGALRSEVQLNIKRLMDIGCYRGTRHRKGLPLRGQRTKNNSRTRKGKRKTVANKKKATK, encoded by the coding sequence ATGGCAAGGATTTCAGGTATAGATTTACCGAAAAACAAAAGAGGAGAAATCGGACTTACTTACATTTTCGGTATAGGCCGCTCAACAGCTCAAAGAATTTTGACTGAGGCTGGTATTGATTTTAATACAAAAGTACAAGACTGGACCGATGAGCAATTAGCCTCAATTCGTGGAATTATCAACGATCAGATCAAAGTGGAAGGTGCATTACGTTCAGAAGTGCAGCTTAACATTAAACGTTTGATGGATATAGGTTGTTACCGTGGTACACGTCACCGTAAAGGTTTACCATTACGTGGTCAGCGTACTAAAAATAACTCACGTACCCGTAAAGGAAAACGTAAAACAGTTGCTAACAAGAAAAAAGCTACTAAATAA
- the rpmJ gene encoding 50S ribosomal protein L36, whose product MKVRASIKKRSADCKIIRRNGKLYVINKKNPKYKQRQG is encoded by the coding sequence ATGAAAGTTAGAGCATCCATAAAAAAACGCAGCGCTGATTGCAAGATCATTCGCCGTAACGGGAAACTTTATGTTATTAACAAAAAGAATCCTAAATACAAACAGCGTCAGGGATAA
- the infA gene encoding translation initiation factor IF-1, whose translation MAKQSSIEQDGTIREALSNAMFRVELENGHEIIAHISGKMRMHYIKILPGDRVKLEMSPYDLTKGRITYRYK comes from the coding sequence ATGGCTAAACAATCTTCGATTGAGCAAGACGGTACAATTAGGGAAGCATTGTCAAATGCAATGTTTAGGGTTGAACTGGAAAATGGTCATGAGATTATTGCACACATTTCCGGCAAAATGCGTATGCACTACATCAAGATTCTACCTGGCGACAGGGTGAAATTGGAAATGAGTCCGTATGATTTAACAAAGGGTAGAATAACTTATAGATATAAATAA
- the map gene encoding type I methionyl aminopeptidase encodes MSKILYKSAEEIELIRESALLVSRTHAEVAKVIGPGVTTIELDRLAETFIRDNGGIPTFLNYGGFPYSLCISLNDQVVHGFPGSYTLQEGDLVSVDCGATLNGFVGDSAYTFAIGEVSDTVKKLMRVTKECLDLGVAKAVVGMRIGDIGYAIQEHAEKNGFGVVKELVGHGVGVKLHEKPEVPNYGKRGAGIKLEEGMVIAIEPMINAGRAGVKFWDDGWTVSTVDKKPSAHYEHTVAIGKGKPDILSTFEYVENVLKEKHNN; translated from the coding sequence ATGTCAAAAATTCTTTACAAGTCTGCCGAAGAAATAGAACTCATCAGAGAAAGCGCCTTACTGGTATCCCGCACACACGCGGAGGTGGCCAAAGTGATTGGACCTGGTGTTACGACTATTGAACTCGACAGACTTGCTGAAACCTTTATACGCGACAACGGCGGAATTCCTACTTTTTTAAACTACGGCGGCTTTCCATATTCACTTTGCATATCGCTGAATGACCAGGTAGTACACGGTTTCCCCGGAAGCTATACCCTGCAGGAAGGAGATCTGGTATCTGTTGACTGCGGAGCTACCTTAAACGGCTTTGTAGGCGATTCGGCTTATACCTTTGCTATCGGCGAGGTAAGCGATACGGTTAAGAAACTCATGCGGGTAACCAAAGAGTGTCTTGACTTAGGAGTTGCAAAAGCCGTAGTTGGTATGCGCATAGGCGATATCGGCTATGCCATACAAGAACATGCCGAGAAGAATGGCTTTGGCGTAGTAAAAGAACTGGTAGGGCATGGTGTGGGCGTTAAGCTGCACGAAAAACCCGAGGTTCCTAACTATGGCAAGCGCGGTGCAGGCATCAAACTGGAAGAAGGAATGGTGATTGCTATCGAGCCCATGATCAACGCGGGCCGTGCCGGTGTTAAGTTTTGGGATGATGGATGGACAGTTTCAACTGTCGATAAAAAGCCATCGGCCCATTATGAGCATACAGTAGCTATTGGTAAAGGTAAACCAGACATTTTATCAACGTTTGAGTATGTTGAAAATGTTTTGAAAGAAAAGCATAATAATTAA
- the secY gene encoding preprotein translocase subunit SecY, which translates to MKKFFTTLSNIWKIEDLRVRIINTLLFLLIYRVGSFVVLPGVNGASFANQKAEGLVGLLNMFAGGSFSRASIFALGVMPYISASIVVQLLGIAVPYFTKLQKEGESGRNKLNQWTRYLTIGITALQAIGYVRSQIGPDARLIGDPLFTLLTTVVLTAGTLFVMWLGEKITDKGIGNGISLIIMVGIIAQLPGAFITEFSSRTSGTGGLVTFIVEIVALIGVVMFTILIVQGTRKIAVQYAKRIVGNKQYGGVRQYIPLKVNAAGVMPIIFAQALMFIPQTVQQFFPNAASNGILIALSNYNSWQHNLLFGILIILFTYFYTAITVNPNQMADDMKKNGGFIPGIKPGKSTADFIDGVISKITLPGSIFLAIIAIIPAIASLVGVSPIFARFFGGTSLIILVGVVLDTLQQIESHLLMRHYDGLMKTGRIKGRTAMPAAAGTTPTAI; encoded by the coding sequence ATGAAGAAATTTTTCACCACATTATCCAATATCTGGAAAATCGAAGATTTGAGAGTGCGTATTATAAACACACTCTTATTTCTTTTAATATATCGCGTAGGCTCATTCGTAGTGTTGCCTGGCGTAAACGGTGCGTCATTCGCAAACCAAAAAGCAGAAGGATTAGTAGGATTGTTGAATATGTTTGCAGGAGGTTCGTTTTCACGTGCCTCTATTTTCGCCTTGGGTGTAATGCCTTACATTTCGGCTTCAATTGTGGTGCAACTGCTGGGTATTGCTGTGCCTTATTTTACCAAATTGCAAAAAGAAGGTGAAAGCGGGCGTAACAAGCTTAACCAGTGGACACGCTACCTAACCATCGGTATTACTGCTTTGCAGGCTATCGGTTATGTACGTTCACAAATTGGTCCTGATGCACGTTTAATCGGCGATCCGTTGTTTACCTTATTAACTACAGTGGTTTTAACCGCAGGTACATTATTTGTAATGTGGCTGGGTGAAAAAATTACCGATAAAGGTATAGGTAACGGTATCTCGTTAATTATCATGGTGGGTATCATTGCCCAATTGCCAGGCGCGTTTATAACAGAGTTTAGCTCCCGTACCAGTGGTACAGGCGGCTTGGTAACTTTCATTGTTGAAATTGTTGCACTGATAGGTGTGGTAATGTTTACTATACTGATAGTACAAGGTACACGCAAAATTGCGGTACAATATGCTAAGCGTATAGTAGGTAACAAACAATATGGTGGCGTGCGTCAGTATATACCTTTAAAGGTTAATGCTGCCGGTGTAATGCCTATCATATTTGCCCAGGCCCTGATGTTCATTCCGCAAACTGTACAACAGTTTTTCCCGAATGCTGCATCAAACGGTATCCTGATCGCATTGTCAAACTATAACTCATGGCAGCATAACCTGTTGTTTGGTATCCTGATTATCCTGTTCACTTATTTCTATACAGCCATTACCGTTAATCCTAACCAGATGGCTGATGATATGAAAAAGAACGGTGGCTTTATACCAGGCATTAAACCAGGCAAATCAACTGCTGATTTTATTGACGGTGTAATATCAAAAATAACTTTACCGGGATCAATTTTCCTGGCTATTATAGCCATTATCCCGGCCATTGCCAGCTTGGTTGGCGTATCTCCGATCTTCGCAAGATTCTTTGGTGGTACTTCACTGATCATCCTGGTAGGTGTAGTTTTAGATACCCTGCAACAAATAGAAAGTCACCTGTTGATGCGTCATTATGATGGTTTGATGAAAACCGGAAGAATTAAAGGTCGTACAGCAATGCCTGCTGCTGCCGGAACAACTCCGACAGCTATCTAA
- the rplO gene encoding 50S ribosomal protein L15: MNLSNLKPAEGSTKNRKRIGRGTGSGRGGTSTRGHKGAGSRSGTSTKVGFEGGQMPLQRRVPKVGFKNPNRVEYTGVNLDVLQGLVEKFSLASVDFDTLKEHGLVSRNDLVKILGRGELKAKLEVKAHAFTATAQKAIEAVGGTIVKL, encoded by the coding sequence ATGAATTTAAGTAATCTAAAACCTGCAGAAGGTTCTACTAAAAATAGAAAAAGAATTGGCCGTGGTACAGGTTCTGGCCGTGGCGGCACGTCAACCCGTGGCCACAAAGGCGCCGGTTCACGTTCAGGTACCAGCACTAAGGTAGGTTTTGAAGGCGGTCAAATGCCTTTACAACGTCGTGTACCAAAGGTTGGTTTCAAAAACCCTAACCGTGTGGAATACACAGGTGTTAATTTGGATGTACTGCAAGGCTTAGTAGAGAAATTCTCTCTGGCATCAGTTGATTTCGATACCCTGAAAGAACATGGTTTGGTTTCACGTAACGACCTGGTTAAAATCCTGGGCCGTGGCGAACTGAAAGCCAAATTGGAAGTTAAAGCACATGCATTTACTGCTACAGCTCAAAAAGCTATTGAAGCAGTTGGTGGTACCATAGTTAAGTTGTAA
- the rpmD gene encoding 50S ribosomal protein L30 → MAKIKITQIKSVIDRSERQKKTIEALGLRKINHSVEVEATPAIIGMVRKVNHLVAVENI, encoded by the coding sequence ATGGCCAAAATCAAAATAACTCAGATTAAGAGCGTGATCGACAGAAGTGAACGCCAAAAAAAGACAATCGAAGCTTTAGGCTTACGTAAAATTAACCACAGTGTGGAAGTTGAGGCTACACCTGCTATCATTGGTATGGTTAGAAAAGTTAATCACCTGGTAGCGGTAGAAAACATTTAA
- the rpsE gene encoding 30S ribosomal protein S5 — MSTINIKRVKTSEIELKDRLVSIQRVAKVTKGGRTFSFSAIVVVGDENGVVGYGLGKAKEVTEAIAKGIDDAKKNLVKVPILNGTIPHEQIGKFSGGFVFIKPAANGTGVIAGGAMRAVLESAGIHNVLAKSKGSSNPHNVVKATVSALAQLRDAHTVAQQRGVSLGKVFNG, encoded by the coding sequence ATGTCAACAATCAACATAAAAAGAGTAAAAACAAGCGAGATCGAATTAAAAGACCGCTTGGTAAGCATACAACGCGTTGCCAAAGTAACCAAAGGTGGCCGTACATTCAGTTTCTCTGCCATTGTGGTAGTAGGTGACGAGAACGGTGTTGTAGGTTACGGCTTAGGTAAAGCCAAAGAGGTTACCGAAGCCATTGCAAAAGGCATTGATGATGCTAAAAAGAACCTGGTAAAAGTTCCTATCTTAAACGGAACTATACCTCATGAGCAAATTGGTAAATTTTCTGGCGGTTTTGTTTTCATTAAACCAGCAGCAAATGGTACCGGTGTTATTGCGGGTGGTGCAATGCGTGCCGTATTAGAGTCGGCAGGTATCCACAACGTATTGGCAAAATCAAAAGGTTCATCAAATCCGCACAACGTGGTAAAAGCAACTGTATCGGCATTAGCACAATTGCGCGATGCACATACTGTAGCTCAGCAACGTGGCGTTAGTTTAGGTAAAGTATTTAACGGATAA
- the rplR gene encoding 50S ribosomal protein L18, with the protein MGAKLSRRDRIKKGIRKRLSGSTERPRLSVYRSNKGIYAQIIDDLTGKTIVSASSLSKDFAANGTKSDQSVAVGKLVAQKAIAAGIKDVVFDRNGYLYHGRVKSLAEGAREGGLNF; encoded by the coding sequence ATGGGAGCTAAATTATCAAGAAGAGACAGGATTAAAAAAGGCATCAGAAAACGCCTTTCAGGATCAACAGAGCGTCCTCGCCTGTCAGTTTACAGAAGTAATAAAGGAATTTACGCGCAGATCATTGACGATTTAACCGGTAAAACTATCGTATCGGCTTCATCTTTATCAAAAGATTTTGCAGCAAATGGTACTAAATCTGATCAATCAGTAGCCGTAGGCAAACTGGTAGCTCAAAAAGCTATTGCAGCAGGTATCAAAGATGTGGTTTTCGACAGGAACGGTTATTTGTACCATGGTCGTGTTAAATCACTGGCCGAAGGTGCACGTGAAGGTGGTTTAAACTTTTAA
- the rplF gene encoding 50S ribosomal protein L6, which translates to MSRVGKAPIALPQGVAVTVSADNVVTVKGPKGELQQAVDSDITIAQEDGQLLVQRPSDQKRHKALHGLYRALLNNMVVGVTTGYKVEQELVGVGYRATNTGNTLDLVLGYSHHYVFELPKEIKVTTTADKGKNPTIILESIDKQLIGQVAAKIRSLRAPEPYKGKGIKFVGEVLRRKAGKSASKK; encoded by the coding sequence ATGTCAAGAGTAGGAAAAGCACCGATAGCACTACCACAGGGAGTTGCCGTTACCGTATCAGCAGATAATGTTGTTACCGTAAAAGGCCCTAAAGGTGAGTTGCAGCAAGCGGTTGATAGCGATATCACCATTGCACAGGAAGATGGCCAGTTGTTAGTTCAACGCCCGTCTGATCAAAAACGTCATAAAGCATTACATGGTTTATACCGTGCGCTTTTAAATAACATGGTAGTAGGTGTAACCACTGGTTACAAAGTGGAGCAGGAATTAGTAGGTGTAGGTTACCGTGCTACCAATACAGGTAATACTTTAGATTTAGTGCTGGGTTACTCTCACCACTATGTATTTGAATTACCAAAAGAAATTAAAGTTACAACCACTGCTGATAAGGGTAAAAACCCTACCATCATCCTGGAATCTATCGACAAACAACTGATCGGTCAGGTAGCTGCGAAAATACGTTCGTTACGTGCACCAGAGCCATACAAAGGTAAAGGTATCAAGTTTGTTGGCGAAGTATTGAGAAGAAAAGCAGGTAAATCAGCATCTAAAAAATAA
- the rpsH gene encoding 30S ribosomal protein S8: MNTDPIADYLTRVRNAIKANHRVVEIPASNLKKEITKVLFDKGYIANYKFEEVGPQGSIKVALKYHPITKISAIRSIQRISKPGLRKYAGTSNMPRVLNGLGIAILSTSKGVMTDKEARQQNVGGEVLCYVY; the protein is encoded by the coding sequence ATGAATACAGATCCAATCGCAGATTATCTTACAAGAGTAAGGAATGCTATTAAAGCCAACCATAGGGTTGTTGAAATTCCTGCATCAAATCTGAAAAAGGAAATCACGAAAGTGCTTTTCGACAAAGGTTACATTGCCAATTACAAGTTTGAAGAAGTTGGTCCGCAAGGCAGCATTAAAGTTGCTTTAAAATACCACCCGATAACTAAAATTTCTGCTATCCGTAGCATTCAGCGCATCAGTAAACCAGGTTTGAGGAAATACGCAGGCACATCAAACATGCCAAGAGTATTAAATGGTTTAGGTATCGCCATCCTGTCAACTTCAAAAGGTGTAATGACCGATAAAGAAGCCCGTCAGCAAAATGTAGGTGGCGAAGTATTATGCTACGTTTATTAA
- the rpsN gene encoding 30S ribosomal protein S14, with translation MAKEGVKARELKRAKLVAKYAEKRAALKEAGDYAALDKLPKASSPVKLHNRCKLTGRPRGYMRQFGISRVTFRDMALAGKIPGVKKASW, from the coding sequence ATGGCTAAAGAAGGTGTAAAAGCACGTGAATTAAAACGCGCTAAATTGGTTGCTAAATACGCAGAGAAAAGAGCAGCCCTTAAAGAGGCCGGCGATTATGCAGCCTTAGATAAATTGCCTAAAGCTTCGTCACCGGTAAAATTACACAACCGTTGTAAATTAACCGGCCGCCCTCGTGGTTATATGCGTCAGTTTGGCATTTCACGTGTAACATTCCGTGATATGGCATTAGCTGGCAAAATACCGGGAGTAAAGAAAGCAAGCTGGTAA
- the rplE gene encoding 50S ribosomal protein L5 yields MTYIPRLKTKYKEEIRTALKDKFQYKSVMQVPKLEKIAINQGVGAATTDKKLIENTITELTTITGQQAVASKSKKDISNFKLRKNMPVGVRVTLRDNTMYEFLDRLIAVALPRIRDFKGINDKGFDGRGNYTLGITEQIIFPEINIDKINKIQGMDITFVTSATNDVEALELLKQFGLPFKNQNNNG; encoded by the coding sequence ATGACTTACATACCAAGACTCAAAACAAAATACAAAGAGGAGATCCGTACCGCTCTGAAAGATAAATTTCAGTATAAAAGCGTAATGCAGGTTCCTAAACTGGAAAAAATTGCCATTAACCAGGGTGTTGGCGCTGCCACAACCGACAAGAAATTGATCGAAAACACCATCACTGAGTTAACTACCATCACCGGTCAGCAGGCAGTTGCTTCAAAATCTAAAAAAGATATCTCAAACTTTAAATTGCGTAAAAATATGCCGGTTGGCGTACGTGTTACCCTGCGTGACAACACAATGTATGAGTTTTTGGATCGTTTAATCGCTGTTGCCCTGCCACGTATCCGTGACTTTAAAGGTATCAACGACAAAGGTTTTGACGGAAGAGGTAACTATACATTAGGTATTACAGAGCAAATTATCTTCCCTGAGATAAATATTGACAAAATCAATAAAATTCAAGGTATGGATATTACCTTTGTAACCTCCGCAACAAACGATGTTGAAGCATTGGAGTTGTTGAAACAATTTGGATTACCATTTAAAAATCAAAATAACAATGGCTAA
- the rplX gene encoding 50S ribosomal protein L24, translating into MEKKKHEQPAKLKIRKGDLVKVIAGDSKGTQGKIVEVLLDKGRAIVEGANMVSKHTKPNAANPNGGIVKQEAAIHISNLMLVDPKTGNPTRVGRKKNDAGKLVRVAKKSGEEIK; encoded by the coding sequence ATGGAAAAGAAAAAACACGAGCAACCAGCTAAATTAAAGATCCGTAAAGGTGACCTGGTTAAAGTTATAGCCGGTGATTCCAAAGGAACACAAGGCAAAATTGTTGAGGTTTTGTTAGACAAAGGCCGCGCTATTGTTGAAGGTGCCAATATGGTATCAAAACATACCAAACCTAACGCTGCCAACCCTAACGGTGGTATTGTTAAACAGGAAGCTGCTATACATATTTCAAACCTAATGCTGGTTGATCCTAAAACAGGTAACCCAACCCGTGTTGGCCGTAAGAAAAACGATGCCGGCAAATTAGTAAGGGTAGCAAAAAAATCAGGGGAGGAAATTAAGTAA
- the rplN gene encoding 50S ribosomal protein L14, protein MVQQESRLNVADNSGAKEVLVIRVLGGTGKRYASIGDKIVVTVKSALPSGNVKKGTVSKAVVVRTKKEIRRKDGSYIRFDDNAAVLLNNQDEPRGTRIFGPVARELREKQFMKIVSLAPEVL, encoded by the coding sequence ATGGTACAACAGGAATCAAGATTAAACGTAGCCGATAACAGCGGAGCTAAAGAAGTTTTAGTGATCCGTGTATTGGGCGGTACTGGTAAAAGGTACGCATCAATCGGCGATAAGATAGTAGTAACTGTAAAAAGCGCTTTGCCTTCAGGTAACGTGAAAAAAGGTACTGTATCAAAAGCCGTAGTAGTACGCACCAAAAAAGAGATCCGCAGAAAAGATGGTTCATACATCCGTTTCGACGATAACGCAGCTGTATTGTTAAATAACCAGGACGAGCCGAGAGGTACCCGTATCTTTGGCCCTGTTGCAAGGGAACTGCGTGAGAAACAATTTATGAAAATTGTATCATTAGCACCGGAGGTATTGTAA